In Juglans regia cultivar Chandler chromosome 5, Walnut 2.0, whole genome shotgun sequence, the following are encoded in one genomic region:
- the LOC108986806 gene encoding scopoletin glucosyltransferase-like — translation MGSKSRQLHVFFFPFMAPGHMIPMLDMAKLFTTRGVKATIITTPLNVPTVAKMIERTKTRGNGVVKIDIQTIEFPAVEAGLPEGCETTDSRTTHEKMTTFIIALAMLRQPLEQLLQNHDHPHCIVVDMLFPWAIDAVAKFGIPVLVFNSTCVFSSSALVSMRQYEPQMEVSSDSEPFVIPNFPGEIKLTRKKLPTFTEKKYVEAFFSDFMKEVGESEVRSYGVVLNSFYELEPAYANHYEKVCGRKAWYIGPLSLCNKDAEDKDQRGKESSIDKYECLKWLNTKNINSVVYICFGSLSNFNNSQLMEIAMGLEASGQQFIWVVRKDKSEKEDEDWLPKGFEKRMEGKGLIIRGWAPQVLILDHEAVGGFVTHCGWNSTLEGVAAGLPMVTWPMFAEQFLNEKLVTEVLMIGVPVGAQQCVEMSGNDNPIKKEAIEKAVRHLMEGEDAKEMRSRAKELGEMARRAIEEGGSSYSDLNALIEELKALDS, via the coding sequence ATGGGTAGCAAAAGCCGCCAGCTCCATGTATTCTTCTTTCCCTTTATGGCCCCTGGCCATATGATTCCAATGTTAGACATGGCCAAGCTATTCACAACCCGAGGTGTCAAAGCAACCATAATCACCACCCCGCTCAACGTCCCTACAGTTGCGAAAATGATTGAAAGAACCAAAACCCGCGGCAATGGTGTCGTCAAGATTGATATCCAAACCATCGAGTTCCCGGCAGTAGAGGCCGGCCTCCCAGAAGGGTGCGAGACTACTGACTCCAGGACTACCCATGAAAAGATGACCACTTTTATCATAGCCCTTGCGATGCTCCGTCAACCACTCGAGCAGCTACTGCAAAATCATGATCATCCTCATTGCATTGTTGTTGACATGCTCTTTCCATGGGCAATTGATGCTGTCGCTAAATTTGGTATCCCAGTGCTTGTTTTTAATTCAACCTGTGTTTTTTCTTCGTCCGCATTGGTGAGCATGCGACAGTACGAGCCTCAAATGGAAGTTTCATCTGATTCTGAACCATTCGTCATCCCTAACTTTCCTGGCGAGATAAAGTTGACAAGGAAGAAATTGCCAACCTTCACCGAGAAAAAATACGTTGAAGCATTCTTTTCCGACTTCATGAAAGAAGTTGGAGAATCCGAGGTGAGGAGCTATGGGGTTGTTTTAAACAGCTTCTACGAGCTCGAGCCAGCTTATGCAAATCATTACGAAAAGGTTTGCGGAAGAAAGGCATGGTATATAGGCCCACTTTCACTCTGCAACAAGGACGCTGAAGACAAAGACCAGAGGGGAAAAGAATCCTCCATTGATAAATATGAATGCTTGAAGTGGCTTAACACAAAGAATATCAATTCAGTTGTTTATATATGTTTCGGAAGCTTGTCTAACTTCAATAATTCTCAGCTAATGGAGATTGCAATGGGTCTTGAGGCTTCTGGGCAGCAATTCATCTGGGTTGTGAGGAAAGACAAAAGcgaaaaagaagatgaagattgGTTACCCAAGGGATTTGAGAAGAGAATGGAAGGTAAGGGATTGATTATAAGAGGTTGGGCACCCCAAGTTTTGATTTTGGATCATGAAGCAGTGGGAGGATTTGTGACACATTGTGGGTGGAACTCGACATTAGAAGGAGTGGCTGCTGGGCTGCCTATGGTGACATGGCCAATGTTTGCTGAGCAATTTCTCAACGAGAAGTTAGTGACTGAGGTATTGATGATTGGTGTTCCTGTTGGTGCTCAGCAATGTGTTGAAATGAGTGGGAATGATAATCCTATAAAGAAGGAAGCAATAGAGAAGGCAGTGAGGCACCTCATGGAAGGTGAAGATGCAAAGGAAATGAGAAGCAGAGCCAAAGAACTTGGGGAGATGGCAAGGAGAGCCATTGAAGAAGGTGGATCGTCTTATTCCGATTTGAATGCTTTAATTGAAGAGTTAAAGGCCCTCGACAGTTAA